The sequence CGATAATTTGGATGATCCTCATGTCTCATTGTGTCACCGTACACCCTTTTCGACACAATAAATCAATGAATATCCTGGGGTCCCATTTTTTCTCCTTTACATCCATCCTCGATCTTGCCCGCCGCAAAATTGTCCTGTGTCATACTTTTTACTGACCCATTCATTATTGAACCTTCCGTACGTGGTCTTAAGGCTGggataaaaaaaaaaactaTCTAATATAATATAATAGAACATCATTTCGCAGATCTTATGTCTGTCAGGATCGGTTGGGCATTGGGCATTTATATGAAATTCGATTTCATATAAATCCGCCCCTTAGTTGTGAACGGCAGCCATTTAACATCTTGAACCCCTTACCTCATTCTGTTTGTCTGTAAGTAACAGACCAGCTGATGCCCAAATTTATCGTTGATTACGGCGTGACGTTCAAACTACACTGATCCGAAATATTCAGTAGCAAGCTGCAAATGATGATGGTCGTTATGGAACACCTTGATTAAATGATCTTTACCCCAACTTCAATGACTATTCGGCGATTATGTCCACTTAATTAAAGTAGTGACTCAATTGCCTGATCCTCAAACAGTTGAAGGAAATTCCTAGGATCTCAATTGAACTCATCTGGAGTATATAATTATTATAGGTGGTACGTATCGATCAATGACTTATGAGGTACTTCTCGTTGTCAATTACCTTCACATCCAAATTCAGACGCACGCTcaaatcttcttcacaaTTTCGCAGGCGACCGTTTCCCAAAATTCCAAAAAACCAAAATATAACATCTCATAAACGGCAAATGGTAGCCCTTCGCTTCGTTCATCCAAAACCTTTCTCATCTTTTACATTTCCGCCCAAACCCGTCGACTACCACGAGAAACTTTCTTCAAAATATTCCAGCCTTGAAGTGCTAGCCTTGCCCTCACCAATCCCGTATGCATCTACCACCGCCGCTCTCATATCGTCCATCATGTTCCCCGGGCCACATGCAAGCACCGCAAGAGTCTCGGAGCCCACAAGTTTTGAGATCGAAGCCTGAAGAACGGCGCGCATTTCTGGTCGACCGGTAAGCAATGTTTCCTTGAGGGAGGTtttggaggaagaggaaggaagagacTTTTCGATGGTAGGGGAAGTCAAGGGAGAAGGATCATTGTAAGCCAAAGCGTGGCCTTCAGCCTCTTCGATACGAGGTGTAATAGCCCCTGTATTTGAGGTGACGTGGATCTGAATATCAATCTTCAACCCCTTGAAACTTTCCAAACTCGATAGCTCCTTGGATAAAACATCCGCCGCATAGTCAGGGTTCTTAACGACCCATACGAGAGTGACCTTCTTCGTGACGCATCTATCGACAGAAAGACGAGAAACGAGGTCGTGCAAGTATGGCAACGCAGCAGTGATGCCACTACCTCCGGcgatgaagaggatgtTGTCGAATCGGTGAACAGGGGAAGCGTGGCCGTAAGGACCTTCAACAAGAACTCGCAAATCAGCTTGACCATTGGTAGCTTTATTAACCATCTTTCTCATTCGTCTCGTTGCACCGTCCTTGGTACCGATCAAGAAATGCAAAGTAGTGCTTGATTTATTGACTTCCCAGCTACCGATGGTGAACGGGTGGTTCTCCCAAGGGGTGATAGACATGGCAGTATAAAGATAGTAGTGCTGGCCAGGTTTGGGAATGTGTCGAATGGAGCAGGTGACGCTCAGACGAATGAGCCCGTTCTCGCCACCGGTCGCAATCATGACGGCATTATTGCCGGCTGCAGCTTTGAAGGAGAGCACTTGGAGGCGGATGATACGGATGACTCGGTCGAATACCTGATAACGTGTTAGCTAGTGTTAAACGAAAGTACACAAACCTCTGAAGCTTACCCAGACAGCGACACAACCCCACAACCAGCCATTGTAATCGGTGCCATACACAGTAACATGATAGAAGAGCAAGATCAGAGTAGCAAGAGCGAGGAAAATGTGCGCGATGAGGAAGAATTCGTACCACTTCTCACGAACGGGCTTGATAGAGAAGGGAAGCATAAGACTCATAGTAATGGCAGCCTATTGCGTAGTATAAGGGTCAGGGTAATTTTGAA comes from Cryptococcus gattii WM276 chromosome G, complete sequence and encodes:
- a CDS encoding Ferric-chelate reductase, putative (Similar to TIGR gene model, INSD accession AAW44420.1), encoding MPFPSHLSSLVWVGLLALPAVLSSDVVEIKPLITECAGGALDAIGLISFSDYPEGSAYYTAYCASQYWKTSLAITVKTYCSGEEITKGWALLQGYCEDYGLLTLEDIDVLVAKVDMSIVPTVDVFRTEGEVYNNTILVDRYSWTMGAKTERVWDREMIFHHAFGWTMYLLLGCAIFVGVLNRLVNMYRTHLIVNAGRAMDRSEIPPSNYFFENLSLYYQKYLGTPALFGQKHVHSFYWFCIPTRLESLLVFIYVAFNIIFSFVGYNLFRENLYWPGSYSLQVARYIADRTAIMSFYNLPILWCLAGRNDVILWITGWSFSSMNIFHRWIAIVTAFQGIAHSAAWTWIERDVIAVMFQEMYWRAGVFAAITMSLMLPFSIKPVREKWYEFFLIAHIFLALATLILLFYHVTVYGTDYNGWLWGCVAVWVFDRVIRIIRLQVLSFKAAAGNNAVMIATGGENGLIRLSVTCSIRHIPKPGQHYYLYTAMSITPWENHPFTIGSWEVNKSSTTLHFLIGTKDGATRRMRKMVNKATNGQADLRVLVEGPYGHASPVHRFDNILFIAGGSGITAALPYLHDLVSRLSVDRCVTKKVTLVWVVKNPDYAADVLSKELSSLESFKGLKIDIQIHVTSNTGAITPRIEEAEGHALAYNDPSPLTSPTIEKSLPSSSSKTSLKETLLTGRPEMRAVLQASISKLVGSETLAVLACGPGNMMDDMRAAVVDAYGIGEGKASTSRLEYFEESFSW